ACCGGAGTTCCAGTCCGGGTTAAGGCTGGGGCTCTGCGACCCGGCGCGGCTTCGGTCGCTGAGGTCTTTCCGCTACGCCTAAGTTGCCGAACGGCGAAAGGGTACGCCCTGGTCGGCGGTACCTACCTCTCCATCGGCTGTTGCTTGCGAATCCGATAAATCCTGAGTGTCAGGCTCTGGTGTGGCTGAAGGGGCATCGGCTGGCAGGTCATCTTCTGGGTGCTCATTTTGGGCTTGTTCTAATGCATTATCAAGGTCTTGTTGATCAATGCCTGGCTCATCAAACGGATTGCGTCGTTTACGGTGCGGCAGCGCCAATTCGGCTGCAACTTTGATGTCTTCGTCAGTGACATTTGTGCGTTGCTGCCATGCCGCGTGGGCGCAGGCAGTTCGGGCAATAACGAGATCTGCGCGCATACCATCAACGTCGAAGGCTGCACATATGTGTGCTATTCGTGCCAGGTTCACATCCGATAGCGTCACGTGGGGCAAAAGTTCTTTGGCTTGTTTAATGCGTTTTGCTATTTCGTTGTCTGCTTCAGCCCATTGAGCAACGAATCCCGCTGGGTCTTGTTCGAATGCCAACCGTCTTCGGATAATGTCAGCGCGAATGTCGACGTCGCGTGAACCAGTCACTTCGACTGAC
The nucleotide sequence above comes from Corynebacterium mustelae. Encoded proteins:
- a CDS encoding ATP-binding protein; this encodes MTSIAPVSFPFSAVVGQDQLHLALILTAVSPRIGGVVIRGEKGTAKTTTVRAFAKLLDGAPLINLPIGATEDRVVGALDLETVLTTGRATYKPGLLAQANNGVLYVDEVNLLADHLIDALLDAAATGIVTIERDGISHTAEASFVLVGTMNPEEGELRPQLLDRFGLSVEVTGSRDVDIRADIIRRRLAFEQDPAGFVAQWAEADNEIAKRIKQAKELLPHVTLSDVNLARIAHICAAFDVDGMRADLVIARTACAHAAWQQRTNVTDEDIKVAAELALPHRKRRNPFDEPGIDQQDLDNALEQAQNEHPEDDLPADAPSATPEPDTQDLSDSQATADGEVGTADQGVPFRRSAT